In Oncorhynchus kisutch isolate 150728-3 linkage group LG7, Okis_V2, whole genome shotgun sequence, one DNA window encodes the following:
- the stard9 gene encoding stAR-related lipid transfer protein 9 isoform X2: MVNDREVTEPCRLAQGSVITIGGVHKFRFNHPAEAAVLRERRRASEGALNCSYSDLRSLTSDPRLGGEVVLGQTGYCVAEGEDLASKSQCVEDQVKYVEERRGYVECLRQEIQTEQRRAERDLESEQAHLRQQHIDIQQWILQEKQRLAAITLEEKGTQEFGVQTDPIPAPILDSLLTEGSEGSEEGCGQTVAPPSKVVLNRKKVVQEELLRYHALRRAETRFRRKRLHYQLERIARKRHLLEAKRELQRLEKALPPGLESPASPELVSSSSSRGLQPVLRRHSFSSDLLSRLYPQHTPIFSHFLKRNRPSELTFGSINSRQWVSDECLPRERTRSRSNTFSSGTGPSSQEQGWRSRTSSSENLKLPVKDEEEALAQPPCRERPERKPLLPKRGLEFTFKNNQNPSQSQNGGTLQSSSNVIVKEPTVTVSKSSSQTQKTQCKAVKSLPRGGRKGLETIRKVLSHSIGPGLKTALARVFRKPPSGLSRRTKPTGKTASRFHWKQNRGVEEANMSRKKCTMKTTVSCEDLDQKTPSHDCRQRQRRWHSAETLINQTSILRWVQRPQGLAGWEEYDSEGEEEREGDHSSDCDSLFSMDSLSSAYATALAEQLRQEEAIQSEAESEDSQMSKDSLAMESRGKRVVSRLAQRWTGEVPSHSVVRGLNPSIEKTMSMASDIQQTGEEIEDIGKPNEMPAEVYWSHHGGPKTGVNEATGTTKESRYQKQSAKEPRCRDTVSKLSEELGHVHAMLTGSPRSLSSCSVREPESLLALTDAWSSTDAADSPRIPRDSAVLRRRTVFSHGALDSSSCPSPVSADLSDSLSVFGSTESHSSASTDGTEGEQVTVEEQNLGVSGGTTDTLNLHNSQLLQTTAPHIMIPLIQEPVCCEDYLKRQTVSTEGLLKVSIDDPGFCNNQNGDVSSEIPSHRSAFSPTIDYKTQCIPSTLEAAMFHGHQMQQETLPKPEGGMLNETLDIESVPKNPSGDNDLFNVDGDMEEVRVEEFCEASNTKDTSIKSEFKLLQNLGAKVTEQNCLSPEQESFKASCKNPRKRNKVLQDSFIGSLKIPKRSNEGDFCTFSTVKNSQEVIWSDDKNNTSELKDKQTSFAVDSFKLNLGCNEDNFQRDTSAMSVSVHISQEHFSPCDHKTIETDGHKGTPFGESEVIIKTREVNQGEEIEVQRQGEKLISDGKRRDVENGRWGPHHGDSNCSPIDQRISEVVKEHMRMSGIDGDGDNSNSELESQSSQSLNALPTSNPNKCDSPKDLQIVSNHQVAAPLRSINPVSCSTSEKSLICSEKLKMDNMTDMENLSHEKVLRHSTSLIFISMKQSSFITKDNDSDGTTKIPSESQLSQSIRKKVREVQLKHGITDVDKGLDASGCAVIAANDQASVNSGAASFIVKSREIKLSLALNNQGQPEYINKPVLLPMGHSSGSTFTSTIPKECLVSQGKRLERDVPFQHMGNIKKPTGPEKYHPHLNCLGNNDKQTVNQAGSPQQTLKPSALQPLQNCQGTMSSVTTPPNKAFAHLRDIIMDSEVQGKNKNQCKLISPTGAGGQLDLKDRDRHAAVDSFSNKGRLQRTPEDTDKHHNSQIRSNNPQSVDAIKTLTVSLHCDILCESQKLEEKEVRKEFQKDTPYATNLSKELPQSKCSSETQVDTFHNTCVTVDPDPKNKHPSVKHNKCHIEKWLKAQCNVRNFASDNTKGCQMANIEEGSMTEKPRTKSLVSSFDVPSEMNSNGSSTSQITQGSSDANMKILGDICGDIMSRKGNNKTSNFRQPHQFSGSSVVHCKKGTSKRFRRSKVQAPPSSSSDSTLKSSSDEEQKIIPRLHRSRSSSTRMKPESQTHGKLEVSQCNGAAIPPVKRQSPQSKDNHNMEACTVPTPGEYDDKAGVGISLGKKEHSLNGQSAHTLAMEKRTIREKIMASSIKENKMSHYTPKPQDSPMHFASSDVNPFVHQWQEEEPNQRCYKNQVFGSAADISCKSPMLDSTDKRITRCCSVDNGLNVQNSPFNSHLSTYANNKGLSSTLSSMEEDLKGQTSPKAHLKGCTNQASSIDDHNQPLIRTMSCNSSSCHDVSGDPGNSSGQVDEIMLVYSSEQESQSKGFQSPETHTTCDHSTQTTMTQETMTKTTINHSDLQSRNNHHRLSSTQVPVLQKNTEASRKTTTWASLQNMSEHLSQLIHNTSDLLGNVQGMRSGDSLRHSPIRNVKYSSHLYSSRDWTKRDCSTQTAVDIGIQTERTSTTIQDKMFIHQTLSTERSKAHEVNVIVKVIGSEVLNVSQEKELPLQHQLKNRPDDRIQSIPDLRLNGSTVNQRYILEPESVPHKVPSLETVVQCHSHSNPAIHCRSNEDCKPERMSFSKSLGVSEVCNNLSEILRPESRNILRRSDPGIGCIKQASSTDRACSPILTVSPRAGSNQSSRTSLQSLKEQQKFEMQNRSKEHISPRKECQSTPCLNFSEQKTCVSFTKNDKLSGHDSLHLCEKPCDMSTLKSTGPISLENVSALSNSSPKRSDGCSESLSSSIDKYIHNETRIVSHEEEGEMGTWHKTSQSPRCSLPSVLSSNGVTLLNHTSLTFRQTDVSKKEEKSISSFGDQLSHRRHSIDYHHCRPSEGPVECFSGAYDHSPLSDDTVQVQEDDMVSLAPSECNTDVLVNINPVTHTSNFQHSPQQRDCQCLPEDLPVHNKFTNWSGISQHPSDRGQISSSMKPAIYLPTGHKAQRNQPEWSSLSPESTFQKIRKTREIERLRMEREQVMATVQLNMNPHQLTVELTEAKLHYGLGETDMLLKILTSGGTKEEEPSTVPTKQQLYERHRSSIEGLRQERDTRLQNCRRARSLSPSKHNYPHSPPQSRSPSHFRSPPQKAISSSRVSTLPSQRRECLQHLRQEEMEGSRIPDPPRVEGHYPSEIEQLLRDYGRAREEARTEIAHARERLRERTEQEKRRLQQQALSQVVKDDLRYRTRVSSSTLCTGSSLSLSSGPTSGYNSGNTAQLRDGSRPSLTQEVTGVPDNGINGLKVRSRPPICGSQSVTTQRAWLSAQDVRLEPGVSGSDPLISSSPSSPTSLRPRTASFGSASSLSTAYQDLTSCLLGRAMAEVRLAAAGDMGNLVRGKAAAGWRYQGLERGVQAFYKPSSSPSVHSFLGAVELERPLASLWSMVRDHSKTHLYHKAIHSARTRPLDDSTQLVYLLTDPSCCHLKQPRDFCCISTQSRQDDLCVLAVQSVFEESLPRPSVEAIRGEMLPSAWVLQPITRHGREVVRVIYLLQVDLGTPSFPQRLLGTVARRQAAVLAELDSLFSL; encoded by the exons GCTTGGAGGAGAGGTGGTCCTGGGACAGACCGGGTACTGTGTGGCTGAAGGAGAGGATCTAGCCAGCAAGTCGCAGTGTGTAGAGGACCAGGTGAAGTACGTGGAGGAGCGAAGGGGGTACGTGGAGTGTTTACGCCAGGAGATCCAGACTGAACAGAGACGGGCTGAGAGAGACCTGGAGAGCGAACAGGCCCATCTGAGACAACAACACATTGACA TCCAGCAGTGGATTCTGCAGGAGAAGCAGCGTCTGGCAGCAATAACGTTAGAAGAAAAAGGAACTCAGGAGTTTGGTGTACAGACTGATCCTATTCCAGCTCCCATCCTAGACAGCCTGCTAACGGAAGGTTCGGAAGGTTCTGAGGAAGGGTGTGGTCAAACAGTGGCTCCTCCCTCTAAAGTTGTTCTAAACAGGAAGAAGGTTGTTCAGGAGGAGCTGTTACGATATCACGCCTTGCGGCGCGCCGAGACCCGATTTCGACGCAAAAGACTTCACTACCAGCTGGAGAGGATCGCTCGCAAGCGCCATCTACTAGAGGCTAAGAGGGAACTGCAGCGGCTGGAGAAGGCCCTGCCACCAGGTCTAGAGAGCCCTGCTTCCCCTGAACTAGTGTCCTCCTCAAGTTCCAGAGGACTTCAACCTGTCTTGCGCAGGCATTCTTTCTCATCGGACCTTCTGTCCCGATTGTACCCCCAACACACCCCAATCTTCAG CCACTTCCTGAAGAGAAACAGACCATCTGAACTGACATTTGGTTCCATCAACTCAAGACAGTGGGTGTCTGACGAATGTCTTCCACGCGAAAGGACGAGGAGTCGCTCCAACACATTCTCCTCAGGAACAGGACCCAGTAGTCAGGAGCAGGGGTGGAGGAGCAGAACCAGTTCCTCTGAGAACCTTAAGCTGCCTGTGAAGGACGAGGAGGAGGCTCTAGCTCAGCCACCATGTCGTGAAAGACCCGAGAGGAAACCACTGCTTCCAAAACGTGGCCTTGAATTTACATTCAAGAACAATCAGAACCCATCGCAATCACAAAATGGTGGGACTTTACAGTCAAGCAGTAATGTCATCGTGAAGGAACCAACAGTTACAGTAAGCAAATCCAGCAGTCAGACTCAGAAGACTCAATGTAAGGCAGTGAAGAGCCTTCCCCGTGGAGGTAGAAAGGGCTTGGAGACCATCCGGAAGGTCTTATCACACTCAATCGGCCCTGGATTAAAGACCGCGTTGGCTAGGGTGTTTAGAAAGCCACCATCAGGACTGAGTAGAAGGACCAAGCCCACTGGTAAAACAGCAAGCCGATTTCACTGGAAACAAAACCGAGGTGTAGAAGAAGCCAATATGAGCAGAAAGAAATGCACAATGAAAACAACTGTCTCATGTGAGGATCTTGATCAGAAGACTCCTTCGCATGATTGTAGGCAGAGACAAAGACGGTGGCACAGTGCAGAGACTCTGATAAACCAGACTAGCATCCTAAGGTGGGTGCAGAGACCGCAGGGACTGGCAGGATGGGAGGAGTATGACagtgagggagaagaggaaagggagggTGACCACTCCTCAGACTGTGACagcttgttctccatggactccCTGTCCTCGGCCTATGCCACAGCTCTGGCAGAGCAGCTGAGGCAGGAGGAGGCTATCCAGAGCGAAGCAGAGAGCGAAGACAGTCAGATGTCAAAGGACTCACTCGCCATGGAGAGCAGAGGGAAACGTGTTGTATCTAGGCTGGCACAGAGATGGACTGGGGAAGTACCCAGTCACTCTGTGGTGAGGGGTCTCAATCCTTCGATTGAAAAGACTATGAGCATGGCTTCAGATATTCAGCAAACTGGAGAGGAAATCGAAGACATTGGGAAACCAAATGAAATGCCTGCAGAGGTTTACTGGAGCCATCATGGCGGTCCTAAAACAGGAGTCAATGAAGCAACCGGCACGACAAAGGAATCACGGTACCAGAAGCAGTCAGCGAAAGAACCCAGGTGTAGAGACACTGTATCAAAGTTGAGTGAAGAGCTTGGGCACGTCCACGCCATGTTGACCGGCAGTCCTCGCTCTCTGAGTAGCTGTAGTGTGAGGGAGCCAGAGAGTTTACTAGCGCTTACGGACGCCTGGTCCTCCACTGATGCAGCAGATAGTCCCAGGATACCCAGGGACTCTGCCGTGTTGAGGAGGAGGACGGTGTTTAGTCACGGTGCATTGGACAGCAGCAGTTGTCCCAGCCCCGTCAGTGCcgatctgtctgactctctgagTGTATTTGGATCCACTGAATCCCATAGCTCCGCATCTACTGATggaacagagggagaacaggTCACAGTAGAGGAACAAAATCTTGGGGTTTCAGGGGGGACAACTGATACTTTGAATTTACATAATTCTCAGCTCCTCCAAACGACAGCGCCACATATAATGATACCATTGATTCAGGAGCCAGTATGTTGCGAAGACTATCTTAAAAGGCAGACAGTCAGTACAGAAGGTTTGCTGAAGGTGTCTATTGATGATCCAGGCTTTTGCAACAATCAAAATGGAGATGTCTCATCAGAGATTCCTTCGCATAGATCAGCATTTTCTCCAACCATTGACTATAAGACTCAATGCATCCCGTCAACATTGGAGGCTGCAATGTTCCATGGGCATCAGATGCAGCAGGAAACATTACCTAAACCTGAAGGCGGCATGTTGAACGAAACATTGGACATTGAAAGTGTCCCAAAGAATCCTTCTGGAGATAATGACCTATTCAATGTAGATGGAGACATGGAAGAAGTCAGAGTGGAGGAGTTTTGTGAAGCTAGCAATACCAAAGACACATCAATTAAAAGTGAGTTTAAATTGCTGCAAAATCTTGGAGCCAAAGTCACAGAGCAGAATTGTTTGTCACCAGAGCAGGAGTCTTTCAAAGCATCTTGTAAAAATCCCAGAAAGAGGAACAAAGTCCTGCAGGACAGTTTCATTGGCAGCTTGAAAATTCCAAAGAGGAGCAATGAAGGGGATTTTTGTACATTCTCCACTGTCAAGAACAGCCAGGAAGTTATTTGGTCAGATGACAAAAATAACACTAGTGAATTAAAAGACAAACAAACTTCATTTGCAGTTGATTCATTTAAACTAAATCTGGGCTGCAATGAAGATAACTTCCAACGAGATACCTCAGCAATGTCAGTGTCTGTGCACATATCCCAAGAACATTTCTCCCCATGTGACCATAAAACCATTGAAACAGATGGCCATAAAGGCACTCCTTTCGGAGAGAGTGAAGTTATTATAAAGACAAGAGAAGTAAATCAAGGTGAAGAAATAGAAGTTCAAAGGCAGGGTGAAAAGCTGATCTCAGATGGCAAGAGAAGAGATGTAGAAAATGGTAGATGGGGACCTCACCATGGGGACAGTAACTGTAGTCCAATAGACCAGCGAATCTCAGAGGTGGTAAAGGAGCATATGAGGATGTCAGGTATAGATGGGGATGGAGACAACAGTAACAGTGAACTAGAGAGTCAAAGTAGTCAAAGCCTTAATGCCTTGCCAACAAGTAATCCTAACAAATGTGATTCCCCAAAGGATCTACAAATAGTTAGTAATCATCAAGTAGCCGCCCCACTGAGGAGCATTAATCCTGTCTCTTGTTCGACATCAGAAAAGTCTCTTATCTGTTCTGAGAAGCTGAAGATGGACAACATGACAGACATGGAAAATCTAAGCCATGAAAAAGTTCTTAGACACTCTACTTCCCTCATATTCATTTCCATGAAACAATCAAGTTTTATTACCAAAGACAATGATTCAGACGGTACGACAAAGATCCCCTCCGAGTCCCAGTTAAGTCAGAGCATTCGAAAGAAAGTAAGAGAGGTGCAACTGAAACATGGAATAACTGATGTTGACAAGGGTCTGGATGCTTCTGGCTGTGCTGTCATAGCAGCAAATGATCAAGCAAGTGTAAATTCTGGTGCTGCATCTTTCATTGTAAAAAGCCGTGAGATCAAATTAAGTCTGGCATTGAACAACCAAGGGCAACCTGAATACATCAACAAACCTGTACtgctaccaatgggacattcTTCAGGGTCTACTTTCACTTCCACCATACCCAAAGAATGCTTAGTTTCTCAAGGGAAAAGGTTGGAAAGAGATGTCCCTTTTCAACATATGGGCAACATAAAGAAACCAACAGGTCCTGAGAAGTATCATCCTCATCTTAACTGTCTTGGTAATAATGATAAGCAAACTGTCAACCAGGCTGGTTCACCTCAGCAAACCCTGAAACCTAGTGCTCTACAACCTCTCCAGAACTGCCAAGGAACAATGTCCTCAGTGACTACGCCACCAAATAAGGCCTTTGCACATTTAAGGGACATCATAATGGATTCAGAGGTTCAAGGCAAAAACAAGAACCAATGCAAATTGATCTCCCCAACAGGTGCAGGTGGACAACTTGATCTAAAGGATCGTGATCGGCATGCAGCTGTAGATTCATTCTCTAACAAAGGCAGACTTCAACGTACACCAGAAGACACTGACAAGCACCACAACAGTCAAATACGCTCAAATAATCCACAGTCTGTCGATGCTATAAAAACTCTGACTGTCAGTCTTCACTGTGACATTTTATGTGAATCACAGAAGCTAGAGGAGAAAGAGGTCCGAAAAGAGTTCCAAAAAGACACCCCTTATGCCACAAATCTCAGTAAGGAACTACCACAGTCAAAGTGCTCATCTGAAACTCAGGTAGACACATTTCATAACACTTGTGTAACCGTCGATCCTGATCCTAAAAATAAACATCCCAGTGTAAAACACAACAAATGCCATATTGAAAAATGGCTGAAGGCTCAGTGCAATGTGAGAAACTTTGCCTCGGACAATACCAAAGGTTGCCAAATGGCAAACATTGAAGAGGGGTCAATGACAGAAAAACCACGGACAAAGTCTCTTGTATCCTCCTTTGACGTACCAAGTGAAATGAATAGTAATGGATCTtctacatcccaaataacacagggAAGTAGTGATGCTAATATGAAGATATTGGGTGACATTTGCGGAGATATCATGTCCAGAAAGGGAAATAACAAAACATCTAATTTCAGGCAACCCCATCAGTTCAGTGGTAGTAGTGTTGTTCATTGCAAAAAGGGAACGTCCAAGAGGTTCAGAAGGTCCAAAGTCCAGGCACCTCCTAGCTCATCCTCTGACTCCACACTCAAGTCTTCCTCAGACGAAGAACAGAAAATAATTCCCAGGTTGCATCGAAGCAGATCTTCATCAACAAGAATGAAGCCTGAATCTCAAACTCATGGGAAATTAGAGGTCAGTCAATGCAATGGTGCAGCAATTCCTCCAGTGAAAAGACAATCACCACAGTCAAAAGACAATCACAATATGGAAGCTTGTACTGTCCCGACCCCGGGTGAATATGACGATAAAGCTGGAGTTGGCATCAGTTTGGGTAAGAAAGAACACAGCCTCAATGGACAATCAGCACATACTCTTGCAATGGAGAAAAGGACCATTCGGGAGAAAATCATGGCTTCCAGTATTAAAGAAAATAAGATGTCACACTACACACCAAAGCCTCAGGATTCGCCAATGCATTTTGCCTCCAGTGATGTCAATCCCTTTGTTCACCAATGGCAAGAAGAAGAGCCAAACCAAAGGTGCTACAAGAACCAGGTGTTTGGAAGTGCTGCTGACATATCTTGCAAATCCCCCATGCTGGATTCCACTGACAAACGCATCACTAGATGCTGCAGTGTCGACAACGGTTTAAACGTACAAAACTCTCCTTTCAACTCCCACCTGAGCACTTACGCCAACAACAAGGGACTCTCCAGCACCCTGAGCAGCATGGAAGAAGATTTAAAAGGTCAAACGTCCCCCAAAGCCCATCTGAAAGGATGTACTAACCAAGCCTCTAGTATTGACGATCACAATCAACCACTGATCCGGACCATGAGTTGTAACTCTTCTTCTTGCCATGATGTATCTGGAGATCCTGGTAACAGCTCTGGCCAGGTAGATGAGATCATGTTGGTCTACTCCTCAGAGCAGGAGTCTCAGTCTAAGGGGTTTCAGAGTCCTGAAACACACACCACATGTGACCACAGCACCCAGACAACCATGACTCAAGAAACCATGACTAAGACAACGATCAACCATAGTGATTTACAGAGTAGAAACAACCATCACAGACTGAGCAGCACTCAGGTACCAGTGTTGCAGAAGAATACAGAGGCCAGTAGAAAGACCACCACATGGGCCAGCCTTCAAAACATGTCTGAGCATCTCTCTCAGCTGATACACAACACTTCCGATCTTCTGGGAAATGTTCAGGGTATGAGGTCTGGCGATAGCCTCAGACATAGTCCGATAAGAAATGTTAAATATTCATCTCATCTGTACTCCTCCAGAGATTGGACCAAGAGAGACTGCTCAACACAAACTGCAGTAGATATTGGGATCCAGACTGAAAGGACTTCAACAACCATTCAAGACAAAATGTTTATCCACCAAACTCTGTCCACGGAGAGGTCCAAAGCTCATGAAGTTAATGTGATAGTCAAAGTGATTGGCTCAGAAGTTCTTAATGTGTCACAAGAGAAAGAGCTCCCCCTTCAACATCAACTCAAGAACAGGCCAGATGATAGGATTCAGAGCATTCCTGACCTGCGACTCAATGGCTCCACTGTTAACCAAAGATATATCTTGGAACCAGAGAGTGTCCCTCACAAAGTGCCTTCTCTGGAGACTGTTGTCCAATGTCACAGCCATTCAAATCCTGCCATTCATTGTAGAAGCAATGAGGACTGCAAACCTGAGAGAATGTCCTTCTCCAAAAGCTTGGGAGTCTCTGAAGTCTGCAATAATTTGTCAGAAATACTCAGACCAGAAAGCCGTAACATCTTGAGAAGGAGTGACCCGGGAATAGGCTGTATAAAACAAGCGAGCTCCACAGATCGCGCATGCTCACCCATTCTCACTGTAAGTCCTAGGGCTGGTTCCAACCAGAGCAGTAGAACATCTTTACAGAGTCTCAAAGAACAACAGAAGTTTGAGATGCAAAATAGAAGTAAAGAACACATTTCGCCCCGAAAAGAGTGCCAGTCAACACCTTGTTTAAATTTCAGCGAACAGAAAACATGCGTATCTTTCACAAAGAATGATAAGCTATCAGGACATGACTCCCTTCATCTGTGTGAGAAGCCTTGTGATATGTCCACCCTAAAATCAACTGGACCAATATCTCTCGAGAACGTGAGTGCCCTCAGCAATTCAAGCCCAAAAAGGTCTGATGGATGCTCAGAAAGTCTTAGTTCGTCCATTGATAAATACATCCACAATGAAACCAGAATTGTCAGCCACGAAGAAGAAGGGGAAATGGGCACGTGGCACAAAACCAGCCAAAGTCCAAGATGTTCTCTTCCTTCTGTTCTAAGCAGTAATGGAGTCACTTTACTGAACCACACCTCTCTCACCTTCAGGCAGACGGATGTGTCCAAAAAGGAGGAGAAATCCATCTCTTCTTTTGGAGATCAACTAAGCCACAGGAGACATTCAATAGACTACCACCACTGTCGACCCTCAGAGGGCCCAGTAGAGTGCTTCAGTGGTGCTTATGATCATTCCCCTCTCAGTGACGACACCGTCCAGGTTCAGGAGGATGACATGGTGTCATTGGCCCCAAGTGAGTGCAACACAGACGTCCTTGTGAACATCAACCCAGTCACCCACACTTCCAACTTCCAACACTCACCACAGCAGCGAGATTGCCAGTGTCTCCCTGAGGACCTACCGGTGCACAACAAGTTTACCAACTGGTCCGGTATCAGCCAGCATCCATCTGACAGAGGACAGATTAGTAGTTCAATGAAACCAGCCATATATCTACCCACTGGTCACAAAGCACAGAGGAACCAGCCAGAGTGGTCCAGTCTGAGTCCAGAGTCCACGTTCCAGAAGATCAGGAAGACGAGGGAGATAGAGAGGCTGCGTATGGAGCGAGAGCAGGTCATGGCTACAGTCCAACTGAACATGAACCCTCATCAGCTGACCGTGGAGCTGACTGAAGCAAAGCTACACTACGGTCTGGGAGAGACAGACATGCTGTTGAAGATCCTAACTTCTGGAGGAACCAAGGAGGAGGAACCATCCACTGTCCCTACTAAACAGCAGCTCTATGAACG GCACCGGAGCAGCATCGAGGGTTTGAGGCAGGAGAGGGACACTCGGCTTCAGAACTGTCGTCGGGCTCGCAGCCTCAGCCCCAGCAAACATAACTACCCCCATTCCCCTCCTCAATCCCGATCGCCTTCTCACTTCCGATCCCCTCCTCAAAAAGCCATATCCTCCTCCAGGGTTTCAACCTTGCCTAGCCAACGCAGAGAGTGCCTCCAACATCTCCGCCAAGAAGAAATGGAGGGCAGTAG GATCCCAGATCCACCCAGAGTAGAGGGTCATTATCCCTCTGAGATCGAGCAGCTGCTGCGTGACTACGGCCGTGCCCGTGAGGAGGCCAGGACGGAAATAGCGCATGCAAGGGAACGGCTCCGCGAGAGGACAGAGCAGGAGAAGAGACGTCTCCAGCAACAGGCTCTGTCTCAGGTGGTCAAG GATGACTTGCGGTATCGGACCAGAGTCAGCAGCAGTACATTATGCACTGGGTCGAGTCTGAGCCTATCCTCTGGACCAACCTCTGGCTACAACAGTGGCAACACAGCTCAGCTGAGGGACGGCAGTAGACCCTCACTGACACAGGAG GTCACTGGGGTCCCGGATAACGGTATAAATGGGCTGAAGGTCAGGTCTCGCCCTCCCATCTGTGGTTCTCAGAGTGTGACGACCCAGCGTGCCTGGCTCTCTGCCCAAG ATGTACGGCTGGAGCCCGGTGTGTCAGGGTCTGACCCTCTGATATCATCCTCACCGTCATCTCCCACCAGCCTACGCCCGCGCACAGCCTCCTTCGGCTCTGCCTCCTCTTTATCTACAGCCTATCAGGACCTCACATCCTGTCTGCTTGGCCGCGCTATGGCTGAG GTGCGCTTGGCTGCTGCTGGTGACATGGGGAACCTAGTAAGGGGGAAGGCTGCTGCTGGTTGGAG gtaccAGGGGCTAGAGCGAGGTGTCCAGGCCTTCTACAAGCCCTCCTCTAGTCCGTCAGTGCACTCCTTCCTGGGGGCGGTGGAGCTAGAGAGGCCCCTGGCCAGCCTGTGGAGCATGGTCCGAGACCACTCCAAGACCCACCTGTACCACAAGGCTATCCACTCAGCCCGGACAcggccactagatgacagcactCAGCTGG TGTACCTGTTGACAGACCCGTCCTGCTGCCACCTCAAACAGCCCAGAGACTTCTGCTGCATCAGCACCCAGTCACGACAG gATGACCTTTGTGTGCTGGCCGTGCAGTCAGTCTTCGAGGAGTCTCTCCCTCGGCCCAGTGTGGAGGCAATCCGAGGGGAGATGTTGCCTAGCGCCTGGGTCCTTCAGCCAATCACACGCCACGGCCGAGAGGTTGTCAGGGTCATCTACCTGCTGCAG GTCGACCTTGGCACTCCATCCTTCCCACAGAGGCTGTTGGGAACAGTGGCAAGGAGACAGGCTGCAGTCCTGGCAGAGCTCGATTCCCTTTTCTCTCTGTGA